From Hymenobacter volaticus, the proteins below share one genomic window:
- a CDS encoding substrate-binding domain-containing protein, with protein MADLITSWRAFSRGSGQPTLLRRAVVLWWLCCCLAGCGPATPTPTYRIGFSQCTNGDAWRQAMLAGMKKELSFYPEVSFEIKDAKYNSALQEQQIKEFLQEGIDLLIVSANETEPVTPIVEEVYNRGIPVVILDRRTTSKLYTAYVGGNNIEVGQTAGNYVASLLKQQGQVLEILGAPGTSPAVDRHRGFTQALAAYPQLQLVAQVNSNWERPSVLDRLPTVLRQHPEVDLIFAHNDRLALGAYQVCKQLGLDRRIKIVGVDGLPGMHGGIQLVQDGIINATLLYSPGGEEAIRMAMKILRKEPYEKENSLSTMVIDSTNVLTMRLQTEKLTSQQQDIQRQQQLLRQQRDTYASQQIVLYVLAAALLGAAVLGLIAFRAFRANRRINQQLGQQNEEIRSQRNQIQEFAERARVETEAKLRFFTNFSHELRTPLTLILGPVEEMLTSTDLPAPHRQDVGLIRRNAQRLLQLVNQLMDFRKIDVGKMPVRATEGNLVAFVREIMDVFEKPARQRGIVLRFLPAEPVIRLWFDVNILDKVFFNLLSNALKFTPTGARLQ; from the coding sequence ATGGCTGACCTGATTACAAGCTGGCGCGCATTCTCGCGAGGGAGCGGTCAGCCTACGCTACTTCGGCGAGCAGTCGTTCTCTGGTGGCTGTGTTGTTGCCTAGCGGGTTGCGGGCCGGCCACGCCAACCCCAACTTACCGCATTGGCTTTTCGCAGTGCACCAACGGCGACGCTTGGCGGCAGGCCATGCTGGCGGGCATGAAAAAGGAGTTGAGCTTTTATCCGGAGGTGAGCTTTGAGATAAAAGACGCCAAATACAACAGTGCGCTGCAAGAGCAGCAAATCAAGGAGTTTCTGCAAGAAGGCATCGACTTACTGATTGTGTCGGCCAACGAGACCGAGCCGGTAACGCCCATTGTGGAGGAAGTTTACAACCGCGGTATTCCAGTCGTGATTCTCGACCGTCGCACCACGTCTAAACTGTACACGGCCTACGTGGGCGGCAACAATATAGAAGTGGGGCAGACGGCCGGCAATTATGTAGCTAGCTTACTGAAACAGCAAGGCCAGGTACTGGAAATACTAGGCGCCCCCGGTACTTCGCCCGCCGTTGACCGCCACCGCGGCTTTACGCAGGCGTTGGCGGCTTACCCGCAACTACAGTTGGTGGCGCAGGTCAATAGTAATTGGGAGCGGCCTTCGGTGCTGGACCGATTGCCCACCGTGCTACGTCAGCACCCGGAAGTGGACTTGATTTTCGCGCACAACGACCGGCTTGCGTTAGGCGCTTATCAGGTGTGCAAACAGTTGGGCCTAGACCGCCGCATCAAGATTGTGGGCGTGGATGGATTGCCGGGCATGCACGGCGGTATTCAGTTGGTGCAGGATGGCATCATCAACGCGACGCTGCTGTACTCGCCGGGTGGGGAAGAGGCCATTCGCATGGCCATGAAAATTCTGCGCAAAGAGCCCTACGAAAAGGAAAACAGCCTGAGTACCATGGTCATCGACTCGACCAATGTGCTAACAATGCGGCTGCAAACCGAAAAGCTAACTAGTCAGCAGCAGGACATTCAGCGCCAGCAGCAACTCCTGCGCCAGCAGCGCGACACGTATGCCAGCCAGCAAATTGTGCTATACGTGCTGGCAGCGGCCTTACTCGGAGCGGCGGTACTCGGGCTGATTGCCTTCCGCGCATTCCGGGCCAACCGACGCATCAACCAGCAGCTTGGGCAGCAAAACGAAGAAATACGCTCGCAGCGCAATCAAATTCAAGAGTTTGCCGAACGCGCCCGAGTGGAAACCGAGGCCAAGCTGCGTTTCTTCACCAACTTCTCGCACGAACTACGTACCCCCCTGACGCTGATTCTCGGGCCCGTTGAGGAAATGCTCACTAGCACCGACCTACCCGCACCGCACCGCCAAGATGTGGGATTGATTAGGCGCAACGCTCAGCGTCTGCTCCAGCTTGTGAATCAGCTTATGGATTTCCGCAAAATCGACGTGGGCAAGATGCCCGTGCGCGCCACCGAGGGTAACCTTGTGGCGTTTGTGCGCGAAATCATGGACGTGTTTGAGAAGCCGGCTCGGCAGCGCGGCATCGTCCTGCGTTTTCTGCCGGCCGAGCCCGTTATCCGGCTTTGGTTTGATGTCAACATCCTCGACAAGGTGTTTTTCAATCTGTTGTCTAATGCCCTCAAATTCACCCCGACCGGGGCCAGATTACAGTGA